From one Ochrobactrum vermis genomic stretch:
- a CDS encoding P1 family peptidase, whose translation MDRRTFAKSLAGVGAMPFVINAASAATKGGASMLELMGGSITDVPGIKLGHHTLTKRPTGCTVLLCEESASAGVDVRGSAPGTRETDLLDPINYVQQVQAILLSGGSAYGLAAATGVMRYLEESNLGFKIGKGVVPIVPAAILMDLGVGDFSVRPDEEAGYLACKAAKAEASGEGNIGAGAGATVGKMFGMDYAMKGGLGTASYKVPGTEVVVGAIVAVNAVGDVYAPNSRQILAGARAEDGKGFRDTMSAIMQGHGVVKSGGANTTIGAIATNVPFDKAQLKKIAGMAHDGFARTINPIHTMWDGDTIFALSTGKAKSVEADVTAIGAIAATVMAEAVARAVINADSLQDLNLPAYKDYASQ comes from the coding sequence ATGGATCGCAGAACATTTGCCAAGTCGCTTGCAGGAGTTGGAGCAATGCCCTTTGTCATCAATGCCGCGTCAGCAGCTACCAAGGGAGGAGCGAGCATGTTGGAACTTATGGGTGGGAGCATCACGGACGTGCCCGGAATCAAACTGGGGCACCATACGCTGACAAAACGCCCGACCGGCTGCACCGTTCTTCTTTGCGAGGAAAGCGCTTCTGCGGGCGTCGATGTGCGCGGCTCTGCGCCTGGTACACGCGAAACAGACCTGCTCGATCCGATCAACTATGTCCAACAGGTTCAGGCTATCCTGCTTTCCGGTGGCAGCGCCTACGGTCTGGCCGCTGCGACCGGTGTCATGCGTTATCTTGAAGAAAGCAATCTCGGTTTCAAGATCGGTAAAGGCGTTGTTCCAATTGTACCGGCTGCAATTCTGATGGACCTCGGCGTTGGCGATTTTTCTGTGCGCCCCGATGAGGAGGCTGGTTATCTGGCATGCAAAGCCGCCAAGGCAGAAGCCTCCGGGGAAGGTAATATCGGCGCAGGCGCAGGTGCGACGGTCGGCAAGATGTTCGGAATGGACTACGCCATGAAGGGCGGGCTTGGCACAGCCAGTTATAAGGTGCCAGGAACTGAAGTCGTGGTGGGCGCCATTGTTGCCGTCAATGCCGTTGGGGATGTCTACGCGCCGAACTCGCGCCAGATCCTGGCGGGTGCTCGGGCAGAAGACGGCAAGGGCTTCCGTGATACAATGTCTGCTATTATGCAGGGGCATGGCGTGGTCAAGTCCGGCGGCGCCAACACAACGATCGGCGCAATAGCGACCAATGTTCCCTTCGACAAAGCCCAGCTCAAAAAGATCGCTGGTATGGCACATGACGGCTTTGCGCGCACGATCAACCCAATCCACACAATGTGGGACGGCGACACGATATTTGCACTTTCGACTGGCAAGGCGAAGAGTGTGGAAGCCGATGTGACGGCAATTGGAGCGATTGCCGCGACTGTTATGGCAGAAGCTGTGGCACGCGCAGTTATCAATGCAGACAGCCTTCAAGATCTGAATTTGCCCGCATATAAGGATTATGCCTCGCAATAA